In the Streptomyces cinnamoneus genome, CGGACCGTACGGGCCTCGGTGCCGCCCGCGGCCAGGACCGCGAGGGCCACCGTGTGCACGGCGTCGCGGAGCATCGCGGAGAAGCGCGTCGTCGTGGGGTGGTCCAGGACATCCATGGCGAACCGGCCCCGGCAGGCCGTGCATTCGACGATGGGACCCACCGGTCCCCGCGGCAACAGGGGCACCCCGAACGCCACAAGGCGGCGGCGCCCCGTACGGCGGTGGAAATTTCGGTCGCCGCCGCAACCGGGGCAGAAGAATTCGCCGTCTCCGACAGTGCGCCAGACGGTGCGTACGCCCACCACACACCGGTCCGGGCTGTGTCGGCCTTGCGCGTCCCTCACGGCGCACCTCCATAACGCCACGGCCTGGTCGCCGCGTTGACGTGATGTTAGCCACATCCATGATGTGGCGTCAGTACCCCCGGCCCGGAGTTCGGGGCGGCTGCTGGCCGAAGTCGCCGCCGAGCCCACCGGATGCGGTGTTTTCGGCGGCGCCGCGTTGACGCGGCGCCGGCCGCGCGAGCCCCCGGTCCCGGGCCGGTGGTACGCCCCTCAGCCGCGGTGCGCCCGGTTGACCGCGGAGACGACCGCCTTGATGGACGCGCGCGTGGTGTTGGCGTCGATGCCGATGCCCCACAGCACCGTGCCGTCGATCACACACTCGATGTACGAGGCCGCCTGGGCGCTCGCGCCCTCGCTCATCGTGTGCTCGGTGTAGTCCAGCAGCCGGGCGTCGACCCCGGTCGCGGTGAGCGCGTCGAAGAACGCGGAGATGGGGCCGTTGCCCGTACCGGTCAGCACCGTCTCCCGGCCGTCCACGACGGCCTCGACGGTCAGCGCGTCGCGGCCCTCGCTCGTGGTGGAGGTGTGGGTGCCGCGCAGGGCGATGCGGCCCCAGGCGTTGTCCGGCGTGGGCAGGTACTCGTCCTGGAAGACGGACCAGATCTCCTGCGGGGTCACCTCGCCGCCCTCCGCGTCGGTCTTGGTCTGGATGATCTTCGAGAACTCGATCTGCATCCGGCGCGGCAGGTCCAGCTTGTGGTCGTTCTTCAGGACGTAGGCGATGCCGCCCTTGCCCGACTGCGAGTTGACGCGGATGACGGCCTCGTACGACCGGCCGACGTCCTTGGGGTCGATGGGCAGGTACGGGACGGCCCACTCGATGTCGTCCACGCTGCGGCCTGCGGCGGCCGCGTCGGCCGCCATCACCTCGAAGCCCTTCTTGATGGCGTCCTGGTGGGAGCCGGAGAAGGCGGTGTAGACCAGGTCGCCCGCGTAGGGGTGGCGCGGGTGGACCTCCATCTGGTTGCAGTACTCGGCGGTGCGGCGGACCTCGTCGATCTGCGAGAAGTCGATCTGCGGGTCGACGCCCTGGGAGAAGAGGTTCATGCCCAGGGTGACCAGGTCGACGTTGCCCGTGCGCTCGCCCTGGCCGAACAGGCAGCCCTCGATGCGGTCGGCCCCGGCCATGATCGCCAGCTCGGCGGCGGCGACGGCGGTGCCCCGGTCGTTGTGCGGGTGCACGGACAGGCAGATGTGCTCGCGCCGGGACAGGTGCCGCGACATCCACTCGAAGCGGTCGGCGTGGGTGGAGGGCGTGGACCGCTCGACGGTCGCCGGCAGGTTCAGGATGATCTCGCGCCCCGCCTCGGGCTGCCAGACGTCCATGACGCCCTCGCAGACCTCCAGGGCGAAGTCCAGCTCGGTGTCGGTGAAGATCTCCGGGCTGTACTGGTAGCCGAAGACCGTGCCGTCGCCGAGGATCTTGTCGGCGTACTCCACGACCAGCCGGGTGCCGTCGACCGCGATCTGCTTGACCTGCTCGCGCGAGCCGCGGAAGACCACCCGCCGGAAGACGGGGGCGGTGGCGTTGTAGAGGTGGACGGTGGCGCGGTGCGCGCCGCGCAGCGACTCCACCGTGCGCTCGATCAGCTCTTCGCGGGCCTGGGTCAGGACGGAGATCGTCACGTCCTCGGGGATGGCGCCCTCTTCGATGATCGAACGGACGAACTCGAAGTCCGTCGCCCCGGAGGAGGGGAAGCCGACCTCGATCTCCTTGTAGCCCATGCGCACCAGCAGGTCGAACATCTCGCGCTTGCGGGCGGGCGACATGGGGTCGATCAGGGCCTGGTTGCCGTCCCGCAGGTCGGTGGAGAGCCAGCGGGGAGCGGTGGTGATCCGGTTGTCCGGCCAGGTGCGGTCGGGGATGGCCACGGCCTCGTACGGGCGGTAGCGGTGCACCGGCATCCCGGAGGGGCGCTGGCGCACGGTGGCCGCGGTGACAGGGGTGGGACGGCCGACGGAGGGCGAAATCTCGGGCATCTGCGGAGGGCTCCTCGGGGATCCGCGCGGGAGGGCCGACGGGCTGATCACGACGGGGTGACCGCAACACCGAACTCCGCGGGGAGGGGGTCGGCCTTCGACTACAGGCCCTCGCCGCGGCAGCTAAGGAGAAGCAGCACGTCACGCATGGTGCACAGCACAGTAGCCGAGCTCTGCGGGAAGGGAAGGGGAGGTCCAGCATGCGGGACGCGGAACGCGACCACTCGATTGCGGGAATCGCCGTCCCGAGGAGTGACAAGGCCGGGGGCCGGTGCCAGATTGCAGGCCATGAACCCCACCGAGAGCAAGGTCTTCTGCGGCATCGTGCCGCCGCACGTGCTCGACCGGCTGGCCCAGGCCGAGGACCCCCGGCACTACGAGCCGGCACGCCGCACCCTCGAACACGACGGCGTCCTGCGCACCCGCCGCCGCATCACCGCCGTGCGCACCGCGACGGACGCCTCCGGCCCCGCCCCCCAGGCCGGCACCGCCCAGCGCACGATCTTCGACGCGGCCCACCGCGAGGTCACGCCCGGCAGGAAGGTGCACGCCGAGGGCGAGCCGCCGGCCAAGGACGCCACCGTCAACCGGGCCCACGCCGGGCTCGGCGCCACCTTCGACCTCTTCGCGAAGGTCTACGGCCGGCAGTCCATCGACGGCGCCGGAATGCCATTGAACGCCACCGTCCACTACGGCGAGAAGTACGACAACGCCTTCTGGGACGGCGAGCAGATGGTCTTCGGGGACGGCGACGGCGACCTCTTCCTCGACTTCACCATCCCCGTGGACGTCATCGGCCACGAGCTGACGCACGGAGTGACCCAGCACACGGCCAACCTGGACTACTACGGCCAGTCCGGAGCGCTCAACGAGTCGGTCTCCGACGTGTTCGGCTCGCTGATCAAGCAGTACGCGCTCGGGCAGTCCGCCGCCCAGGCCGACTGGCTGATCGGCCAGGGGCTGCTGGGCCCGGGCGTCGACCGGGGCACCGCCCTGCGCTCCATGAAGGCCCCGGGCACCGCCTACGACGACGACGTCCTCGGCAAGGACCCGCAGCCCGCCACCATGGAGGACTACGTCCGCACCAGCCGCGACAACGGCGGGGTGCACATCAACTCCGGCATCCCCAACCACGCCTTCTACCTGCTGGCCAGCGACCTCGGCGGCAACGCCTGGGAGCGTGCCGGCAAGGTCTGGTACGCCACGCTGACCGGCGGCGAGCTGGCCTCCGGAGCGCAGTTCAAGGACTTCGCGCGGCTGACCGTGGCCTCGGCCCGCTCGCTGTTCGGCGAGGGAGACGTGACGCGGGCGGTGCTCAAGGCGTGGAGCCAGGTGGGGGTGCCCACGGACGGCTGAACCGCTAGAAGGCCGTTCCCGGGGTAGGGGTGACCGTATGCGTATCGTCATCACCCGAACCGGCGGTTTTGCAGGCATCGAGCGCCGGGCCGAGCTGGACACCTGCGGCCGGTCCGACGCCACGCACCTGGAGGCCCTGGCCCACCGCGCCCTCGCGCCGGGCCGGGAGGCACCGACGAGGGGCGTACCGGACGGCTTCCACTACGAGATCAACGTGGACGGCCGTTCGGTCCACCTCGCCGACCCGCACCTCACCGAGGAACAGCGCGAACTGATCCGCACGGTGCTGAAGGAGGGAGCCTGACGGAGGTCAGAACCCCAGCTTCCGCAGCTGCTTCGGGTCCCGCTGCCAGTCCTTGGCGACCTTGACGTGCAGGTCCAGGTAGACCGGCGTGCCCAGCAGGGCCTCGATGTGCTTGCGGGACTTCATGCCGACCTCCTTCAGACGAGCGCCCTTGGGGCCGATGATGATGCCCTTCTGGCTGGGCCGCTCGATGTAGACGTTGGCGTGGATGTCCAGCAGCGGCTTGTCCTTGGGCCGGTCCTCGCGCGGCAGCATCTCCTCGACCACGACGGCGATGGAGTGCGGCAGCTCGTCCCGGACGCCCTCCAGGGCGGCCTCGCGGATCAGCTCGGCGACCATGACCTGCTCGGGCTCGTCGGTGAGGTCGCCCTCGGGGTAGAGCGGCGGGCTCTCCGGCAGCAGCGGGGCGATCAGGTCGGCCAGCAGGGAGACCTGCTTGTCGCCGACGGCCGAGACCGGGACGATCTGCGCCCACTGGATGCCCAGCTCCTCGCCCAGTTGCTGGATGGCGATCAGCTGCTCGGCGAGCTGCTTGGAGTCGACCAGGTCCGTCTTGGTGACGATCGCGATCTTCGGGGTCTTCTTGATCCCCGCGAGCTCCTTGGCGATGAATTTGTCGCCGGGGCCGAGCTTCTGGTCGGCCGGCAGGCAGAAGCCGATCACGTCGACCTCGGCCCAGGTGGTCCGCACCACGTCGTTGAGCCGCTCGCCCAGCAGGGTGCGCGGCTTGTGCAGGCCGGGGGTGTCGACCAGGACGAGCTGGGCCTCCGGGCGGTGCACGATGCCGCGCACGGTGTGCCGGGTGGTCTGCGGGCGGTTCGAGGTGATCGCGACCTTCGTCCCCACCAGTGCGTTGGTCAGGGTCGACTTGCCCGCGTTGGGCCGGCCGACGAAGCACGCGAAGCCCGCGCGGTGGGGGGCCTGGGAGGGAGCGGAGGCGTTGTCCATGCCTCACATTCTCCCCGATCGTCCACGCCCCGCCGACCAGCGGGCCCGGCCCGCGGGGCGGACACCCCCCAGGGCGAACCACGCGGCGAGGTCCGGGGGCGTGCCACCCGCTCAGCCCGCGGCGGTCACGGTGCGCACGGTGCCGTCGGGGCCCGCCAGCAGCACCGGGGTGTCCGCCCCGCCCAGGTCGCGGACGGCCGCGCGGTCCTCGTCCGAAGCGGCCGCCGCCTCCGAGACGACCACCGCGGCCTCCAGGGACCTCGCACCGCTGGCCACGGCCATGGCCACGGCCGTCCGGAGCGCGCTCAGCCGCAGCGAGTCCAGGGCGACGGTGCCGGCGACGTACGTGCGTCCCGTCTCGTCGCGGACGGCCGCGCCCTCGGCGACGGCGTTGCGGGCGCGGGTGGCGCGGGCGAGGGTGATGAGCTTGCGGTCTTCGGGATCCAGCGTCTCCGTCATACCCGGGAGCATAGGGGCGGCCCGGCCCGGGCCCTCAGCCGGCCACCGAGGACATGCCCCCGCGCCGCCCCTCCGGCGAGTCGAGCCACTGGAGCTTCTCCGCCGTGCCCGTGCCCTGGACGGGGTTGTGGAGGCAGAGCCGCAGGTCCGGGCGGGCGGGCACGGACAGAGAGGTGCTCTCCATGTGGAGCGTGCCGACCAGGGGGTGCTGGAACTCCTTGACCAGCATGCCCGCGGGCTGCACGTCACGGCGGGCCCACAGCCGGACGAATTCGGGGCTGACGGCGGCCAGTTCCTCGACGATCTCCTCGAACCCCTCGTCGCCGCCCCGGTGCTCCGAGCACGCGGCCCGGTACTGGGCGACGACGCGGGGCGCGTTCTGCTCCCAGTTGGCGGCCCGGGAGCGGTAGACCGGGTCGGTGAAGAAGTCGACCAGGCAGTTCTGCCGGGCCTTCGGCCGGAAGCCCATGACGAGGCCGGCCGGCTCGTTGTAGGCGACCAGGTTCCAGTACGGGTCCATGATGTGCGCCGGGAACGGCGCCCAGCCGTCGATCAGCCGCTTGAGGCTGTCGCACACGTAGCCCGTCTCGTACTCGGACTCGGGCAGCGGCGGGTTCAGCCCGGCCAGGACGTACAGGTGCCGCCGCTCGGGGCCGCTCAGCCTCAGCACGCCCGCCACGGCGTCGAGCACCTGCGGGGAGACGGTGATGTCCCGGCCCTGCTCCAGCCACTGGTACCAGGAGGCGCCCACTCCGGCGAGGACGGCGACCTCCTCCCGGCGCAGCCCCGGCGTGCGGCGGCGGGCCCCGCCGTCCGGCAGCCCGGCCTCGGCCGGACTCACCCGGGCGCGCCTGCTCATCAGGAACTCGCGCAGCTCCGTACGGCGGCGCGGCCTCGCGGCGGCCGCGTGTGTCGCGGTGGTCAACGGCTCCCCCTGTCCCCCTGCCTGGTGGTGCGGCCACCACCATAAACACCCTCTCCCCACGGGTATTCCCCGGCCACCAGGCTGATCGCATGGCGATCGAAACCCCTCCCCTGACCTCCGCTCCCCCCGCCTCACCCGGCATGGCGACCCGCGACAAGCTCGTCCTGCTGCTCCTGTGCGCCGCCCAGTTCATCGTCGCGCTCGACTTCTCCATCCTGAACGTGGCGCTGCCCGTCCTGGGCGACGACCTCGGCATGGGCCAGGCCGACCTCCAGTGGGCGGTCACCGCGTTCGCCCTGCCGTCCGGCGGCTTCCTGCTGTTCTTCGGCCGCACAGCCGACCTGTACGGGCGCCGCAAGCTGTTCCTCGCCGGGCTGGCGCTCTTCACCGCGGCCTCCGTGCTGGCCACCCTCGCCTGGGACCCGGCGTCGTTCCTCGCGGGACGGGCGCTGCAGGGCCTGGGGGCGGCCGTCATCGTGCCGACCGGCATGTCCCTGCTGACCACCACCTTCGCCGAGGGCCCGCAGCGGGAGCGGGCACTGGGCATCAGCGGCACGCTGATGTCCCTGGGCTTCACCATCGGCATGGTGCTGGGCGGCGTGCTGACCGACGCGCTGGGCTGGCGCTCCACGATGGGCCTGCTCGCCGTGGCGGGTGTGGGCGTGCTGCTGGCGGCGCCCGGCCTGCTGACCGAGTCCCGGCTCGCCACGCGGCCCCGGCTGGACGTGCCGGGCGCGGTGACGGTGACGGGCGGTCTGCTGGCGGTCATCTACGCGCTGTCGACCGCGGCCCAGCACGGCTTCGGCGGCGTGGACGTCCTGGTGACGCTGATCGCGGGCGTTCTGCTGCTCGTGGCCTTCGTCGTGGTCGAGGCCCGGGCCGCGGAACCGCTGGTCTCGCTGCCGATGCTGCGGCGGCGGACCGTGGCCTGGGGGAACCTGGCCGGGCTCGTCACGTTCGCGATGATGAGCACGGTGATCTTCCTGCTGACCCTGTACCTCCAGGAGGTCCTGGAGCTGTCGGCGTTCCGCACCGGCCTGGTCTTCGGTGTGCAGGGCCTGCTGGCGGCGGCGTCCGGGATGGTCGCACCCAGGGTCATAGCCCGCTTCGGGGCGCGCACCACGCTGGTGGCGGGGCTGCTGGTGCAGGCCGGGTTCACGGCGTCGCTGCTGGGCCTGGGCGTCTCCTCCGGCGCCTGGCTGGCCCTGGCGGGGGTGTCGCTGGGCTGCGTCGGCCACCTCTGGGCCATCGTGGCGTACGGCGTGACGGCGACGTCGGGCCTGCCGGACGCCGAGCAGGGCCTGGCCACGGGCCTGGTGACCAGCTCCCAGCAGATCGGCATCACGATCGGCATCCCCCTGCTGAGCGCCGTGTCCTCGGCGCGGGTCGCCGCCCTGGGCGACGGCGGCGAGGGGTTCGCTTCGGCGACGCTCGGCGGCATCAAGCTGGCCCTGGGCCTGGACGCCGCCGTGGTGGCGGCGGTGGCGGTGCTCGTGGCGGCCGGGCTGCGGAGGGTGGCGGGACGCTGAGGCACTCCCGTGTTCCTCGTGCGCCGGACGGGCCGCTTGAAGGCGGCCCGTCCGGCGCACGAGGAACCGTCAGCGGGCCGGCACCGCCTGCTTGGCGCGGTAGCCCAGCGACGGGCGTCCCGCCGTGTCCGCGGCGGCGATCAGGAGACCGCCCAGCATCGAGAGGTTCTTGAAGAAGTGGATGCGCTGCTGCATCCGCTTCGCCGGGTCGTCCTCCTGCCAGTAGGCGTGCCCGGCCAGCGTCGTCGGCACGAGGCTGCCCGCCAGGGCCAGCGCCGCCAGCCGGGGGAAGGCCCCGAGGGCCAGCAGCACGCCGGCCCCCACGTGGACGGCGCCGTTCACGCGCACCAGCGCGACGGCGTCGTGCGGCAGCCCGGGGACGTGGTCGGCGATGGCGAGGGCGACGCGCTCGGCCATCGGCGCCACCGCCTCCGGGTGCTGGAGCGTCTGCACGCCGCTCGTCACGAACGCCGAGGCCAGCAGGGGACGGGCGAGTCTTCTGAGTACCGGCACTCCGCGAGCATCCCCGTCCGCGTCCCGCCTCAAAGCCGCGCGCCGGGCGATTCCCCCGACCGGCCGTCTTCCGCTACGCCTCGTCCCCCGGCCCGTCGACGGGCTCCACCAGCACCGTGACGATGCGGTTGCGGCGTCCCGCCGCGGACTCGGCCGTCAGCCGCAGCGTCGCCGGCGACGGGGCCGGACCGCCCTGGTCCACCAGCGGGACCGGGACCTCCGCCATCGCGCCGGCGATGGGCACCCGGCCCAGGGACTTGGCGAGGAGGCCGCCGACGGTCTCCACGTCCTCGTCGTCCAGCTCCAGGCCGTACAGCTCGCCGAGGTCGCCCAGGTCGAGCCGGGCCGTGACGCGGTAGCGGCCCTCGCCCAGCTCCTCGACGGGCGGCAGCTCCCGGTCGTACTCGTCGGTGATCTCGCCGACGATCTCCTCGAGGATGTCCTCGATGGTGACGATGCCGGCCGTGCCGCCGTACTCGTCGATGACGACCGCGCAGTGGTTGCGCTGCTGCTGCATCTCGCGCAGCAGGTCGCCGGCGTTCTTGGTGTCGGGCACGAACACCGCGGGCCGCATGGCCGTGGAGACCAGCTCGGCCTCCGCGTCCCGGCTGATGTGGGTCTTGCGGGCGAGGTCCTTGAGGTAGACGACGCCGACGATGTCGTCCTCGTTCTCGCCGGTGACGGGGATGCGGGAGAAGCCCGAGCGCAGCGCCAGCGTGAGGGCCTGCCGGATGGTCTTGCCCCGCTCGATGACGACCAGGTCCGTGCGCGGGACCATCACCTCGCGCACGAGCGTGTCGCCCAGCTCGAAGACGGAGTGCACCATGCGACGCTCGTCGTCCTCGATGAGCGACTCCTTCTCGGCCAGGTCGACCATGGCCCGCAGCTCCGCCTCGGAGGCGAACGGGCCCATGCGGAAGCCCTTGCCGGGGGTGAGGGCGTTGCCGATGAGGATCAGCAGCCGGGGCACCGGGCCCAGGACCCGGGCGAGCGGCAGGAGGACGTACGCGGCGGCGGTGGCCGTGCCCAGGGGGTGCTGCCGGCCGATCGTGCGCGGCGAGACGCCGACGGCCACGTACGAGACGAGGACCATCACGGCGACGGCGACGGTCAGCGCCTGCCAGGTGGCGTCGAACTCCTCCAGGCACACGTAGGTGACGAAGACGCCCGCCGCCATCTCGCACGCGACGCGGACGAGCAGCGCCAGGTTGAGGTAGCGGGTCGGGTCGGCGGCGACGGCCATCAGCCGGGCGCCGCCGCGCCGGCCGGACCGGACGGCCTCCTCGGCGCGGAACCGGGTGGTCCGCGCCAGGCCGGCCTCCGCGCAGGCGGCCAGCCAGGCGACGACGAGCAGCAGGACCGCCGCGGTGATCAGCTGGCCGGTCACGTGAACGTGGGCGCCGGGGAGGGGCCCTCGATGCCGTGCTCCGCGCGCCAGCCGTCGACGATCGCGGCCTGGAGACCGAACATCTCGGCCTTCTCGTCGGGCTCCTCGTGGTCGTAGCCGAGGAGGTGCAGGACGCCGTGGACGGTGAGCAGCTGGAGCTCCTCGTCCATCGAGTGCCCGGTCGGCGCCTCCTCGCCCTGCTTCCTGGCGACCTCGGGACACAGCACGATGTCGCCGAGGAGGCCCTGCGGCGGCTCGTCGTCGTCCTTGGCCGGCGGACGCAGCTCGTCCATCGGGAAGGACATCACGTCGGTGGGCCCGGGGAGGTCCATCCACTGGATGTGGAGCTGCTCCATGGCTTCGGCGTCGACGACGATGACCGAGAGTTCGGAGAGCGGGTGGATGCGCATCCGCGCGAGGGCGTAGCGGGCGACGTCGAGGATCGCCTGCTCGTCGACCTCCGTGCCGGATTCGTTGTTGACGTCGATAGCCATGGGTCTCGCGATTTACTTTCCGTTGCGGCTGTCGTACTGCTCGTACGCGTCGACAATACGTCCCACGAGCTTGTGCCGGACCACGTCCTGGCTGGTCAGCATGGAGAAGTGCACGTCGGGAACGCCGTCGAGGATCTCCCGTACCTGGCGCAGACCGCTCTTGGTGCCGCCGGGCAGGTCGATCTGGGTGACGTCA is a window encoding:
- a CDS encoding M4 family metallopeptidase, whose translation is MNPTESKVFCGIVPPHVLDRLAQAEDPRHYEPARRTLEHDGVLRTRRRITAVRTATDASGPAPQAGTAQRTIFDAAHREVTPGRKVHAEGEPPAKDATVNRAHAGLGATFDLFAKVYGRQSIDGAGMPLNATVHYGEKYDNAFWDGEQMVFGDGDGDLFLDFTIPVDVIGHELTHGVTQHTANLDYYGQSGALNESVSDVFGSLIKQYALGQSAAQADWLIGQGLLGPGVDRGTALRSMKAPGTAYDDDVLGKDPQPATMEDYVRTSRDNGGVHINSGIPNHAFYLLASDLGGNAWERAGKVWYATLTGGELASGAQFKDFARLTVASARSLFGEGDVTRAVLKAWSQVGVPTDG
- the ybeY gene encoding rRNA maturation RNase YbeY, which encodes MAIDVNNESGTEVDEQAILDVARYALARMRIHPLSELSVIVVDAEAMEQLHIQWMDLPGPTDVMSFPMDELRPPAKDDDEPPQGLLGDIVLCPEVARKQGEEAPTGHSMDEELQLLTVHGVLHLLGYDHEEPDEKAEMFGLQAAIVDGWRAEHGIEGPSPAPTFT
- a CDS encoding helix-turn-helix transcriptional regulator; the encoded protein is MTTATHAAAARPRRRTELREFLMSRRARVSPAEAGLPDGGARRRTPGLRREEVAVLAGVGASWYQWLEQGRDITVSPQVLDAVAGVLRLSGPERRHLYVLAGLNPPLPESEYETGYVCDSLKRLIDGWAPFPAHIMDPYWNLVAYNEPAGLVMGFRPKARQNCLVDFFTDPVYRSRAANWEQNAPRVVAQYRAACSEHRGGDEGFEEIVEELAAVSPEFVRLWARRDVQPAGMLVKEFQHPLVGTLHMESTSLSVPARPDLRLCLHNPVQGTGTAEKLQWLDSPEGRRGGMSSVAG
- a CDS encoding cytidine deaminase, which codes for MTETLDPEDRKLITLARATRARNAVAEGAAVRDETGRTYVAGTVALDSLRLSALRTAVAMAVASGARSLEAAVVVSEAAAASDEDRAAVRDLGGADTPVLLAGPDGTVRTVTAAG
- a CDS encoding DoxX family protein, with translation MPVLRRLARPLLASAFVTSGVQTLQHPEAVAPMAERVALAIADHVPGLPHDAVALVRVNGAVHVGAGVLLALGAFPRLAALALAGSLVPTTLAGHAYWQEDDPAKRMQQRIHFFKNLSMLGGLLIAAADTAGRPSLGYRAKQAVPAR
- a CDS encoding protealysin inhibitor emfourin; its protein translation is MRIVITRTGGFAGIERRAELDTCGRSDATHLEALAHRALAPGREAPTRGVPDGFHYEINVDGRSVHLADPHLTEEQRELIRTVLKEGA
- a CDS encoding hemolysin family protein; the encoded protein is MTGQLITAAVLLLVVAWLAACAEAGLARTTRFRAEEAVRSGRRGGARLMAVAADPTRYLNLALLVRVACEMAAGVFVTYVCLEEFDATWQALTVAVAVMVLVSYVAVGVSPRTIGRQHPLGTATAAAYVLLPLARVLGPVPRLLILIGNALTPGKGFRMGPFASEAELRAMVDLAEKESLIEDDERRMVHSVFELGDTLVREVMVPRTDLVVIERGKTIRQALTLALRSGFSRIPVTGENEDDIVGVVYLKDLARKTHISRDAEAELVSTAMRPAVFVPDTKNAGDLLREMQQQRNHCAVVIDEYGGTAGIVTIEDILEEIVGEITDEYDRELPPVEELGEGRYRVTARLDLGDLGELYGLELDDEDVETVGGLLAKSLGRVPIAGAMAEVPVPLVDQGGPAPSPATLRLTAESAAGRRNRIVTVLVEPVDGPGDEA
- a CDS encoding MFS transporter encodes the protein MAIETPPLTSAPPASPGMATRDKLVLLLLCAAQFIVALDFSILNVALPVLGDDLGMGQADLQWAVTAFALPSGGFLLFFGRTADLYGRRKLFLAGLALFTAASVLATLAWDPASFLAGRALQGLGAAVIVPTGMSLLTTTFAEGPQRERALGISGTLMSLGFTIGMVLGGVLTDALGWRSTMGLLAVAGVGVLLAAPGLLTESRLATRPRLDVPGAVTVTGGLLAVIYALSTAAQHGFGGVDVLVTLIAGVLLLVAFVVVEARAAEPLVSLPMLRRRTVAWGNLAGLVTFAMMSTVIFLLTLYLQEVLELSAFRTGLVFGVQGLLAAASGMVAPRVIARFGARTTLVAGLLVQAGFTASLLGLGVSSGAWLALAGVSLGCVGHLWAIVAYGVTATSGLPDAEQGLATGLVTSSQQIGITIGIPLLSAVSSARVAALGDGGEGFASATLGGIKLALGLDAAVVAAVAVLVAAGLRRVAGR
- the leuA gene encoding 2-isopropylmalate synthase produces the protein MPEISPSVGRPTPVTAATVRQRPSGMPVHRYRPYEAVAIPDRTWPDNRITTAPRWLSTDLRDGNQALIDPMSPARKREMFDLLVRMGYKEIEVGFPSSGATDFEFVRSIIEEGAIPEDVTISVLTQAREELIERTVESLRGAHRATVHLYNATAPVFRRVVFRGSREQVKQIAVDGTRLVVEYADKILGDGTVFGYQYSPEIFTDTELDFALEVCEGVMDVWQPEAGREIILNLPATVERSTPSTHADRFEWMSRHLSRREHICLSVHPHNDRGTAVAAAELAIMAGADRIEGCLFGQGERTGNVDLVTLGMNLFSQGVDPQIDFSQIDEVRRTAEYCNQMEVHPRHPYAGDLVYTAFSGSHQDAIKKGFEVMAADAAAAGRSVDDIEWAVPYLPIDPKDVGRSYEAVIRVNSQSGKGGIAYVLKNDHKLDLPRRMQIEFSKIIQTKTDAEGGEVTPQEIWSVFQDEYLPTPDNAWGRIALRGTHTSTTSEGRDALTVEAVVDGRETVLTGTGNGPISAFFDALTATGVDARLLDYTEHTMSEGASAQAASYIECVIDGTVLWGIGIDANTTRASIKAVVSAVNRAHRG
- the era gene encoding GTPase Era: MDNASAPSQAPHRAGFACFVGRPNAGKSTLTNALVGTKVAITSNRPQTTRHTVRGIVHRPEAQLVLVDTPGLHKPRTLLGERLNDVVRTTWAEVDVIGFCLPADQKLGPGDKFIAKELAGIKKTPKIAIVTKTDLVDSKQLAEQLIAIQQLGEELGIQWAQIVPVSAVGDKQVSLLADLIAPLLPESPPLYPEGDLTDEPEQVMVAELIREAALEGVRDELPHSIAVVVEEMLPREDRPKDKPLLDIHANVYIERPSQKGIIIGPKGARLKEVGMKSRKHIEALLGTPVYLDLHVKVAKDWQRDPKQLRKLGF